A region of Pseudarthrobacter sp. NIBRBAC000502770 DNA encodes the following proteins:
- a CDS encoding thiolase family protein, which translates to MPATPGCVPLAPDVQPPGLLPPERQPVIIAARRTPVCPVNGALRSLRAHELLAPVLRELAAVALDPASVTDVVIGNAVGGGGNVARLALLEAGLPAAVPGITVDRQCGSGLDAIVLAARLVAAGGGPLYLAGGVESTSTAPLRAHRKDDGGPEFYRRAQFVPDSFGDPDMGVAAETVAGAYGVARERQDAFALASHRKALAAIRDGRFTDELVPLETPAGTVSVDGGPRAGLTPTVMARFRAAFVPGGTVTAGNSCFDADAASAVVVTSLARARLLGVRDGLLVRGTGTAGVAPQVLGMGAVPAARGVLAAAGVKAGELDLVEFNEAFASQALACLDELGIDPGRANLDGGALALGHAYGASGAVLVTRLLAQARRAGTEGALGLAMISMAGGMGTAALLEYRRL; encoded by the coding sequence ATGCCCGCGACCCCAGGGTGCGTGCCCTTGGCGCCTGACGTCCAGCCGCCCGGCCTCCTGCCGCCCGAACGGCAGCCGGTCATCATCGCCGCGCGCCGGACCCCGGTGTGCCCCGTCAACGGAGCGCTGCGGAGCCTGCGCGCCCACGAACTCCTTGCTCCGGTCCTCCGGGAACTGGCCGCAGTGGCGCTGGACCCCGCGTCCGTCACCGACGTTGTTATCGGCAACGCCGTCGGAGGGGGCGGGAACGTTGCACGGCTTGCCCTGCTGGAGGCGGGACTGCCGGCCGCCGTGCCGGGAATCACCGTTGACAGGCAGTGCGGTTCGGGCTTGGATGCAATCGTCCTTGCCGCACGACTCGTTGCGGCCGGCGGCGGACCGCTCTACCTGGCAGGGGGAGTGGAAAGCACCAGCACCGCGCCCCTGCGTGCCCACAGGAAGGACGACGGCGGCCCGGAGTTCTACCGGCGCGCCCAGTTTGTGCCGGACAGCTTCGGGGACCCGGACATGGGCGTGGCGGCGGAAACGGTGGCCGGCGCGTACGGCGTTGCCCGGGAACGCCAGGATGCTTTCGCGCTGGCCAGCCACCGGAAAGCCCTCGCCGCCATCCGGGACGGACGCTTCACGGACGAACTCGTGCCGCTGGAGACTCCCGCGGGGACCGTCTCCGTGGACGGCGGGCCGCGGGCGGGCCTGACGCCGACTGTCATGGCACGCTTCCGGGCCGCCTTTGTGCCAGGAGGGACTGTCACTGCCGGAAATTCCTGCTTTGACGCGGACGCCGCCTCCGCCGTCGTCGTAACCTCCCTTGCGCGGGCCCGCCTGCTCGGGGTGCGTGATGGCCTGCTGGTGCGCGGCACCGGTACCGCCGGGGTGGCTCCGCAGGTGCTGGGGATGGGCGCTGTTCCGGCTGCCAGGGGCGTCCTGGCTGCGGCCGGTGTGAAGGCCGGCGAGCTGGACCTGGTGGAATTCAACGAGGCGTTCGCCTCACAGGCCCTCGCGTGCCTCGATGAGCTGGGCATCGATCCCGGCCGGGCAAACCTCGACGGCGGGGCGCTGGCGCTGGGGCACGCCTACGGTGCGTCGGGTGCCGTGCTGGTGACCCGGCTGCTCGCCCAGGCGCGGCGGGCGGGCACCGAGGGCGCCCTGGGGCTGGCCATGATCAGCATGGCCGGTGGAATGGGCACGGCGGCACTGCTGGAGTACCGGCGGCTGTAA
- the sufD gene encoding Fe-S cluster assembly protein SufD, which yields MTAEATTEKARVGAPSIAGFTEEGEHLVASKVDRHHSHGTQVMASRAERLTSHVVADFALPNGREEEWRFTPVRELANLLSDTPSEAGALGVTVEAPAAVVQRTLRAGEAPRGATLVPADRAAVVASANAGDAQLISIPANAELDEPVRLVLTGNGAGRRTNSHVVIEAGVNSRSVVIIEHDGTSDHNGNVEVLVREGAHLTVVSLQLWGDDAKHLAQHDAEVAKDAVYKHIAVTLGGKIVRLNSNVRFAGEGAETQLLGLYYADAGQHLEHRSFVDHNVANCKSNVLYKGALQGKGAHTVWVGDVLIQKQAEGTDSYEKNQNLVLTDGCRADSVPNLEIETGLIEGAGHASATGRFDDEHLFYLMARGIPEDVARRLVVRGFLNEIIQQIKVPALEERLTEAVERELAAIDY from the coding sequence ATGACTGCCGAAGCAACTACCGAAAAGGCGCGCGTCGGCGCACCGTCGATCGCCGGTTTCACCGAGGAGGGCGAGCACCTCGTCGCCTCCAAGGTGGACCGCCACCACAGCCACGGCACACAGGTCATGGCCTCCCGCGCCGAGAGGCTCACCAGCCATGTCGTGGCCGACTTCGCCCTGCCCAACGGCCGGGAAGAGGAATGGCGCTTCACCCCGGTGCGTGAACTGGCCAACCTGCTGTCCGATACCCCGTCGGAGGCGGGCGCCCTTGGCGTTACGGTCGAGGCACCTGCAGCCGTGGTCCAGCGGACCCTCCGCGCAGGTGAGGCCCCCCGTGGCGCCACCCTCGTCCCCGCCGACCGTGCCGCCGTCGTGGCTTCCGCGAACGCCGGCGACGCCCAGCTCATCTCCATCCCGGCGAACGCCGAGTTGGACGAGCCGGTGCGCCTGGTCCTGACCGGCAACGGCGCAGGCCGCCGGACCAACTCCCACGTGGTGATCGAAGCCGGAGTCAACAGCCGCTCCGTCGTGATCATCGAGCACGACGGCACCTCAGACCACAACGGCAATGTTGAGGTCCTGGTCCGCGAAGGCGCCCACCTCACGGTGGTTTCCCTGCAGCTTTGGGGGGACGACGCCAAGCACCTGGCACAGCATGACGCCGAGGTTGCCAAGGACGCCGTGTACAAGCACATTGCCGTAACTCTTGGCGGCAAGATCGTGCGCCTGAACTCCAACGTCCGCTTCGCCGGGGAAGGCGCCGAGACACAGCTCCTGGGCCTTTACTACGCCGATGCCGGCCAGCACCTGGAGCACCGTTCCTTCGTGGACCACAACGTGGCCAACTGCAAGTCCAACGTCCTGTACAAGGGCGCTCTGCAGGGCAAGGGCGCGCACACCGTGTGGGTTGGCGACGTGCTGATCCAGAAGCAGGCCGAAGGCACCGATTCGTACGAGAAGAACCAGAACCTGGTGCTCACCGACGGCTGCCGCGCGGACTCCGTGCCCAACCTCGAAATCGAGACCGGCCTGATCGAGGGTGCCGGCCACGCCAGCGCCACCGGCCGGTTCGACGACGAGCACCTGTTCTACCTGATGGCCCGCGGTATCCCCGAGGATGTTGCCCGCCGCCTGGTGGTCCGAGGCTTCCTCAACGAGATCATCCAGCAGATCAAGGTTCCGGCCCTCGAAGAGCGCCTGACCGAGGCTGTTGAGCGCGAACTCGCGGCAATCGACTACTAG
- the sufB gene encoding Fe-S cluster assembly protein SufB, whose product MTDQLSEKAVAENTVISEILEKNPELHGIGNYEYGWADKNDVGANARRGLNEEVVRDISAKKSEPEWMLDLRLKGLKYFDRKPMPTWGADLSGIDFDNIKYFVRSTEKQAATWEDLPEDIKNTYDKLGIPEAEKQRLVSGVAAQYESEVVYHQLREDLERQGVIFLDTDTALKEHPEIFEEYFGTVIPVGDNKFASLNTSVWSGGSFVYVPKGVHVEIPLQAYFRINTENMGQFERTLIIADEDSYVHYIEGCTAPIYTSDSLHSAVVEIIVKKGARVRYTTIQNWSNNVYNLVTKRAVCEAGATMEWIDGNIGSKVTMKYPAVYLVGEGAKGETLSIAFAGEGQHQDTGSKMVHVAPNTKSSIISKSVARGGGRAAYRGLVQIREGAKHSANTVRCDALLVDTISRSDTYPYIDIREDDVQLGHEATVSRVSEEQLFYLMSRGMPEDEAMAMIVRGFIEPIARELPMEYALELNRLIELQMEGSVG is encoded by the coding sequence ATGACGGACCAACTATCAGAGAAAGCAGTCGCCGAAAACACTGTGATCTCGGAGATTCTGGAAAAGAATCCCGAGCTCCACGGCATCGGCAACTACGAGTACGGCTGGGCCGACAAGAACGATGTCGGCGCCAACGCCCGCCGTGGGCTCAACGAAGAGGTAGTCCGGGACATTTCGGCGAAGAAGAGCGAGCCGGAATGGATGCTCGACCTGCGCCTGAAGGGCCTGAAGTATTTCGACCGCAAGCCCATGCCCACCTGGGGCGCGGACCTCTCCGGCATCGACTTCGACAACATCAAGTACTTCGTGCGCTCCACCGAGAAGCAGGCTGCCACCTGGGAAGACCTGCCCGAGGACATCAAGAACACGTATGACAAGCTGGGCATCCCCGAAGCCGAAAAGCAGCGCCTTGTTTCGGGTGTTGCCGCCCAGTACGAGTCTGAGGTTGTTTACCACCAGCTGCGGGAGGACCTTGAGCGGCAGGGTGTCATCTTCCTGGACACCGACACAGCGCTGAAGGAACACCCGGAGATCTTCGAGGAGTACTTCGGCACCGTCATCCCGGTGGGCGACAACAAGTTCGCCTCGCTGAACACCTCCGTCTGGTCCGGCGGCTCGTTCGTGTACGTCCCCAAGGGCGTCCACGTGGAGATCCCCCTGCAGGCCTACTTCCGCATCAACACGGAAAACATGGGTCAGTTCGAACGCACGCTGATCATCGCCGACGAGGACTCCTACGTCCACTACATCGAAGGCTGCACAGCGCCGATCTACACCTCGGACTCGCTGCACTCCGCCGTGGTGGAGATCATCGTCAAGAAGGGCGCCCGCGTCCGGTACACCACCATCCAGAACTGGTCGAACAACGTCTACAACCTGGTGACCAAACGTGCCGTCTGTGAAGCAGGCGCCACCATGGAGTGGATCGATGGAAACATCGGCTCCAAGGTCACCATGAAGTACCCGGCCGTGTACCTTGTAGGCGAAGGGGCCAAGGGCGAGACCCTGTCCATTGCCTTCGCCGGCGAGGGCCAGCACCAGGACACCGGTTCCAAGATGGTGCACGTTGCGCCGAACACCAAGAGCTCGATCATCTCCAAGTCCGTTGCCCGTGGCGGCGGCCGCGCCGCCTACCGCGGCCTGGTCCAGATCCGGGAAGGAGCCAAGCACTCGGCCAACACCGTGCGCTGCGACGCCCTCCTGGTGGACACCATTTCCCGGTCTGACACCTACCCGTACATCGACATCCGCGAGGACGATGTCCAGCTGGGACACGAGGCCACCGTTTCCCGCGTCAGCGAGGAACAGCTGTTCTACCTCATGTCCCGCGGCATGCCCGAGGACGAGGCCATGGCCATGATCGTGCGCGGCTTCATTGAGCCGATCGCCCGCGAACTGCCCATGGAATACGCCCTCGAGCTGAACCGCCTCATCGAACTCCAGATGGAAGGATCCGTCGGTTAA
- a CDS encoding class I adenylate-forming enzyme family protein, with amino-acid sequence MPFLDKLQRWAGQRPHDTAVVIAGRRLDWEQLRDAAKDEVAGTKSVTALCEANSVDFAVKFAAAVAGRRQCAVLDPAWPKSLQEDIVRRVEACADSASVSPDDGLADGPAVSTFLIGLTSGTTAVPKAFTRSRRSWQQSFDASIEFFGLRQDDVTLAPGPLAASLNLYALAECLYAGSEFQTLQTFDVGDVHAAITHDRVTRLVLVPTMLRMLSERGMTGCVDASGIRTIICAGSKLDARTLEAARRWAPNATIYEYYGASELSFVSGLGLSPGQEATAGGTGIGRPFPGVDVRILDDEGAPVPDGSYGNICVRSGMVGNGYLWGDDGEALRCFGDWYTVGDQGYLADGELHILGRRADMILTAGRNVYPHEVELALAAVPGVSAAVAAGMTDDLRGQRVVAGVLPSHGGISATQLRAGLEDILSRHKRPSQYYLLAELPTTDRGKVSRNLLLEWINARDPRVRALGA; translated from the coding sequence GTGCCCTTCCTCGACAAGCTCCAGCGCTGGGCCGGGCAGCGGCCGCACGACACCGCCGTCGTGATAGCCGGGCGCCGCCTCGACTGGGAGCAACTGCGGGACGCCGCGAAAGACGAGGTGGCCGGCACGAAATCCGTCACGGCACTCTGCGAAGCCAATTCCGTGGACTTTGCCGTGAAATTCGCAGCCGCCGTGGCGGGCCGCCGGCAATGCGCCGTCCTGGATCCGGCCTGGCCCAAGTCCCTGCAGGAGGACATCGTCCGGCGGGTCGAGGCATGCGCCGATTCCGCATCGGTGTCTCCGGATGACGGGTTGGCCGACGGGCCGGCGGTATCCACCTTCCTGATTGGCCTCACCTCCGGAACCACGGCTGTACCCAAGGCCTTCACCCGCTCCCGGCGGTCCTGGCAGCAATCCTTCGATGCCTCGATCGAGTTTTTCGGTCTCCGGCAGGATGACGTGACCCTTGCGCCTGGTCCGCTGGCCGCCAGCCTGAACCTTTATGCCCTGGCTGAGTGCCTGTATGCCGGTTCCGAGTTCCAGACGCTGCAGACGTTCGACGTCGGCGACGTCCATGCGGCGATCACCCACGACCGTGTCACCCGGCTGGTCCTGGTACCCACCATGCTGCGGATGCTCAGCGAGCGCGGCATGACCGGATGCGTCGATGCGTCCGGTATCCGGACTATCATCTGCGCCGGTTCCAAGCTTGATGCGCGCACCCTCGAAGCGGCCAGACGCTGGGCTCCCAACGCCACCATCTACGAGTACTACGGCGCCTCCGAACTGAGTTTCGTGTCCGGTCTTGGCCTGTCCCCCGGCCAGGAGGCCACCGCCGGCGGGACCGGAATCGGCCGGCCGTTTCCGGGGGTCGACGTCCGGATCCTGGATGACGAGGGCGCACCGGTCCCCGACGGCAGCTACGGCAACATCTGCGTCCGCAGCGGCATGGTGGGCAACGGTTACCTGTGGGGCGACGACGGTGAAGCGCTGCGGTGCTTCGGCGACTGGTACACGGTGGGGGACCAGGGCTACCTGGCGGACGGCGAACTGCACATCCTCGGCCGCCGCGCCGACATGATTCTGACGGCGGGACGGAACGTCTACCCGCATGAGGTGGAACTGGCATTGGCGGCCGTCCCCGGGGTCTCAGCAGCTGTTGCTGCCGGGATGACTGATGACTTGCGTGGCCAGCGCGTTGTCGCCGGCGTGTTGCCGTCCCACGGCGGAATCAGCGCCACCCAGCTGCGGGCCGGCCTGGAGGACATCCTGTCCCGGCACAAGCGGCCGTCGCAGTACTACCTGCTCGCGGAATTGCCCACCACGGACCGCGGCAAGGTCAGCCGCAACCTCCTGCTGGAGTGGATCAATGCCCGCGACCCCAGGGTGCGTGCCCTTGGCGCCTGA
- a CDS encoding energy-coupling factor transporter transmembrane protein EcfT, translating to MRGHGFLLANYVPGTSLVHRAPLALKFLLVIGCGLLSFLIVDWRISAGVLALLCGLFLATGAGARRLWHAVRPLAPVLLVIGLFQWWQLGGPTAGRIVLNILVCVVAASLLTATTPIQRLLDGVVHLARPFKRFGADPERFALTIGIMLRSIPFIAGTFADVRDSARARGLERNPRALVLPVFITSVAYARQTGEALAARGLGEPED from the coding sequence GTGAGGGGCCACGGCTTCCTCCTGGCCAACTACGTGCCCGGTACCTCACTGGTCCACCGGGCACCGCTGGCGCTGAAGTTCCTCCTGGTCATCGGCTGTGGACTGCTTTCCTTCCTCATCGTCGACTGGCGCATCTCCGCAGGTGTCCTGGCCCTGCTCTGCGGCCTGTTCCTCGCCACGGGCGCCGGGGCGCGCCGGCTGTGGCACGCCGTCCGCCCACTGGCCCCCGTGCTCCTGGTCATTGGCCTCTTCCAGTGGTGGCAGCTGGGCGGACCCACAGCGGGCCGGATCGTGCTGAACATCCTGGTCTGCGTCGTGGCAGCATCCCTGCTGACCGCGACCACGCCGATCCAGCGGCTCCTGGACGGCGTGGTCCACCTGGCGCGGCCCTTCAAAAGGTTCGGCGCCGATCCCGAACGCTTCGCGCTGACCATCGGCATCATGCTCCGCAGCATTCCCTTCATCGCAGGCACCTTCGCTGACGTGCGCGACTCCGCCAGGGCCCGGGGACTGGAGCGCAACCCCCGCGCACTGGTCCTGCCGGTCTTCATCACATCCGTGGCGTACGCCCGCCAAACAGGTGAGGCGCTGGCGGCCCGCGGCTTGGGCGAACCGGAAGACTGA
- the sufC gene encoding Fe-S cluster assembly ATPase SufC has protein sequence MSTLEIKDLHVSIETEQGTKEILKGVSLTIRTGETHAIMGPNGSGKSTLASTIAGHPRYTVTSGTITLDGEDVLAMSVDERARAGVFLAMQYPVEVPGVTMTNFLRTAKTAIDGEAPKLRTWTKDVKDAMEKLRIDADFAQRNVNEGFSGGEKKRVEILQLELFKPKFAVLDETDSGLDVDALKIVSEGVNRAHSEGNMGTLLITHYTRILRYIKPDFVHVFVDGQVVEEGGPELADRLEEEGYDRYAKGAGAAAVAAPAAVQA, from the coding sequence ATGTCAACTCTTGAGATCAAGGACCTGCACGTCAGCATTGAGACGGAGCAGGGCACCAAGGAGATCCTGAAGGGCGTCAGCCTGACCATCAGGACCGGCGAGACGCACGCCATCATGGGACCCAACGGCTCCGGCAAGTCCACCCTCGCCTCCACCATCGCCGGCCACCCGCGCTACACCGTCACCAGCGGCACCATCACGCTGGACGGCGAAGACGTGCTGGCCATGAGTGTTGACGAGCGCGCACGGGCCGGCGTCTTCCTGGCCATGCAGTACCCGGTAGAGGTTCCGGGCGTCACCATGACCAACTTCCTGCGCACCGCGAAGACCGCCATCGACGGCGAAGCGCCCAAGCTGCGTACCTGGACCAAGGACGTCAAGGACGCCATGGAGAAGCTGCGCATCGACGCCGACTTCGCGCAGCGCAACGTCAACGAAGGCTTCTCCGGCGGCGAAAAGAAGCGCGTGGAGATCCTGCAGCTGGAACTCTTCAAGCCCAAGTTCGCCGTCCTGGACGAGACCGACTCCGGTCTGGACGTTGACGCTCTGAAGATCGTGTCCGAGGGCGTCAACCGTGCGCACTCTGAGGGAAACATGGGCACCCTGCTCATCACCCACTACACCCGCATCCTGCGCTACATCAAGCCTGACTTCGTGCACGTGTTCGTGGACGGCCAGGTTGTGGAGGAGGGCGGCCCCGAGCTGGCCGACCGCCTCGAAGAAGAAGGCTACGACCGTTACGCCAAGGGCGCCGGCGCAGCCGCCGTCGCGGCTCCGGCCGCAGTCCAGGCCTAG
- a CDS encoding non-heme iron oxygenase ferredoxin subunit: MSGKPKGELVCSANDIKVKQALRILVDGYPVAVVRDSMGDIHAIGDTCSHADISLSEGDVEGCAIECWGHGSQFDLRSGQPLQLPAYDPVPVFAVELDGDDVYVDVTNVLNGAAVNNY; this comes from the coding sequence ATGAGCGGCAAACCCAAGGGTGAGCTGGTGTGCAGCGCCAATGACATCAAGGTCAAGCAGGCGCTGCGCATCCTGGTCGACGGCTACCCCGTGGCCGTTGTCCGGGATTCGATGGGGGACATCCACGCCATCGGCGACACGTGCTCGCATGCGGACATTTCACTGTCCGAAGGCGACGTGGAAGGCTGCGCCATCGAGTGCTGGGGGCATGGCTCCCAGTTCGACCTGCGCAGCGGCCAGCCGCTCCAGCTTCCGGCTTACGATCCTGTTCCGGTATTCGCCGTCGAACTCGACGGAGACGACGTCTATGTGGATGTCACCAACGTTTTGAACGGCGCAGCAGTAAACAACTACTGA
- a CDS encoding metal-sulfur cluster assembly factor — protein MTEIKPGRTALEDVEEALKDVIDPELGVNVVDLGLLYGLKYSDDDGALLIDMTLTTAACPLTDVLEEQVGQALDGVVDDWRLNWVWMPPWGPERITDDGKDQMRALGFNI, from the coding sequence ATGACCGAAATCAAGCCGGGCCGCACGGCCCTGGAGGATGTCGAAGAGGCGCTCAAGGACGTCATCGACCCCGAGCTTGGCGTCAACGTTGTCGACCTGGGACTGCTGTACGGCCTGAAGTACTCCGACGACGACGGTGCGCTCCTGATCGACATGACCCTCACCACAGCGGCCTGCCCGCTCACCGATGTGCTCGAGGAGCAGGTGGGACAGGCCCTGGACGGTGTTGTGGACGATTGGCGCCTGAACTGGGTATGGATGCCGCCATGGGGTCCCGAGCGGATCACCGACGACGGCAAGGACCAGATGCGGGCCCTCGGCTTCAACATCTAA
- a CDS encoding ABC transporter ATP-binding protein, which produces MRSPQSPVLSIHGLIKDVGPLSSLDGKMLRVVSGVSLTAERGQVTALLGANGAGKTTTLECAQGLQKRTGGSISLLGQDPATAGADLRSRVGVMLQDGGLPPSARPIPLLRHIAGLYARPWPLEDLVGRLGIDAFSRTSVRRLSGGQKQRLALAAALIGRPEVLFLDEPSAGLDPQSRQLVFDLIAELRDGGMGIILTTHLMDDAQRLADYVYIIDGGRNVAEGTVHELLQRNPVADQAGEHVRTLVFEAPAGLDLAAVLPDDVDVSEARAGSYAVTGALTPRHLSALAQWWEAKGIMPASMSLQARSLEDVFLDISGKDIR; this is translated from the coding sequence GTGCGATCCCCCCAGTCCCCCGTCCTGTCCATCCATGGGCTGATCAAGGACGTAGGCCCCCTGTCCAGCCTGGACGGAAAGATGCTCAGGGTTGTCAGCGGCGTCTCCCTCACCGCGGAACGCGGGCAGGTGACCGCGTTGCTGGGCGCAAACGGAGCCGGCAAGACGACCACCCTGGAATGCGCGCAGGGCCTGCAGAAACGTACCGGCGGCAGCATTTCCCTGCTGGGCCAGGACCCCGCCACGGCCGGTGCTGACCTGCGCTCCCGCGTCGGGGTGATGCTGCAGGACGGCGGGCTCCCGCCGTCGGCACGGCCCATCCCGTTGTTGCGGCATATCGCCGGCCTGTACGCCCGCCCCTGGCCGTTGGAAGACCTGGTGGGCAGGCTGGGCATCGATGCCTTCAGCCGGACCAGCGTCCGCCGGCTTTCCGGCGGCCAGAAGCAGCGCCTGGCACTCGCCGCAGCCTTGATCGGCAGGCCGGAAGTCCTCTTCCTGGATGAACCCAGCGCCGGACTGGACCCGCAGTCCCGGCAGCTGGTGTTCGACCTGATTGCCGAGCTGCGCGACGGCGGCATGGGAATCATCCTGACCACCCATCTGATGGACGACGCCCAGCGCCTTGCGGACTACGTGTACATCATTGACGGCGGCCGCAACGTCGCCGAGGGCACTGTCCATGAGCTGCTGCAGCGCAACCCCGTGGCGGACCAGGCCGGCGAGCACGTCCGGACCCTGGTGTTCGAGGCACCCGCCGGGCTGGACCTGGCTGCGGTGCTGCCGGACGACGTCGACGTCTCCGAGGCCCGTGCCGGCAGCTACGCCGTCACCGGCGCCCTCACACCCCGCCATTTGTCCGCCCTGGCCCAGTGGTGGGAAGCAAAGGGCATCATGCCGGCATCGATGAGCCTCCAGGCGCGTAGCCTTGAAGACGTCTTTCTGGACATCTCAGGAAAGGACATCCGATGA
- a CDS encoding metalloregulator ArsR/SmtB family transcription factor codes for MTNATAVPVAGPGPAAAGPVADADERTRDRVLAAVLEHGPVSAAELGDMLGFTPAAVRRHLDHLSRAGVIEVKRLAKPGTGAGRPARRYVLSSQGQSSLGNDYLDIAALALQQLQKVAGPDAVRAFAEERFADMERRYAPEIEQAGPDIRDRATALAAALTRDNFVASAASIEAKAPLPAALSSVQLCQGHCPIQQLAARFPVFCDVETEVFSRLVGVDVRRLSTLARGGHVCTTHIPTGRLPAKPATVPAAAPASLDEVINHQQERP; via the coding sequence ATGACCAACGCTACCGCTGTGCCTGTTGCCGGGCCGGGACCCGCTGCAGCCGGTCCTGTGGCAGACGCTGACGAGCGCACCCGGGACCGGGTCCTCGCTGCCGTCCTGGAACACGGTCCCGTCAGCGCGGCCGAGCTGGGGGACATGCTGGGGTTTACCCCGGCCGCTGTCCGGCGCCATTTGGACCACCTTTCCCGGGCCGGAGTCATCGAGGTCAAGCGCCTCGCCAAGCCGGGAACGGGTGCCGGCCGCCCCGCACGCCGTTACGTCCTCAGCTCCCAGGGCCAGTCCAGCCTGGGCAACGACTACCTGGACATCGCCGCCCTTGCGCTCCAGCAGCTGCAAAAGGTAGCCGGCCCCGACGCGGTGCGCGCCTTCGCCGAAGAACGGTTCGCGGATATGGAGCGGCGCTACGCACCCGAAATCGAGCAGGCCGGCCCGGACATCCGGGACCGCGCCACCGCACTCGCAGCGGCGCTGACCCGCGACAACTTCGTGGCTTCCGCTGCGTCCATCGAGGCAAAGGCACCGCTGCCCGCGGCGCTTTCCAGCGTGCAGCTCTGCCAGGGCCACTGCCCCATCCAGCAGCTCGCCGCCCGCTTCCCGGTGTTCTGCGACGTCGAGACCGAAGTCTTTTCAAGGCTGGTGGGCGTTGACGTCCGCCGCCTCTCCACGCTGGCCCGCGGCGGCCACGTCTGCACCACACATATTCCTACAGGCAGGCTGCCTGCCAAACCGGCCACGGTGCCGGCGGCAGCCCCCGCCAGCCTGGACGAAGTAATCAACCATCAGCAAGAAAGGCCGTGA
- a CDS encoding neutral zinc metallopeptidase gives MSFNDNVQLDPSQVQDRRGMGTGVKVGGGIGGGLVLLVALLLGINPNMLGGLVDGGSSGQSQGTAPACSTGADADARLDCRITGTVNSLNAFWPGYLKQYKVQYPRPEAVIFSGGTNTACGAATSEVGPFYCPTDTTAYFDPGFFQELVDRFGSSGGPLAQEYVVAHEFGHHVQNLLGDLQRAQQDPQGPESGSVRTELQADCYAGLWAKYASTTPDPATGQPYLEPLTQQDVNDALSAAASVGDDRIQKAATGRVSPEGWTHGSSEERQRWFSRGYQSGDINQCDTFSAATL, from the coding sequence ATGAGTTTCAACGACAACGTCCAGCTTGATCCCTCCCAGGTCCAGGACCGCCGGGGCATGGGCACCGGGGTGAAAGTCGGCGGCGGCATCGGCGGCGGCCTGGTCCTGCTCGTTGCCCTCCTCCTGGGCATCAACCCCAACATGCTCGGCGGACTGGTGGACGGGGGCTCGTCTGGACAGTCGCAGGGCACGGCACCTGCCTGCAGCACCGGCGCGGACGCGGACGCCCGCTTGGACTGCCGGATCACGGGCACCGTCAACAGCCTCAATGCGTTCTGGCCCGGCTACCTGAAGCAATACAAGGTGCAGTACCCGCGGCCGGAAGCGGTGATCTTCAGCGGCGGCACCAACACCGCGTGCGGGGCTGCGACCTCCGAGGTGGGCCCGTTCTACTGCCCCACGGACACCACGGCGTATTTCGATCCCGGGTTCTTCCAGGAGCTGGTGGACCGTTTTGGTTCCTCCGGCGGCCCGCTGGCGCAGGAATATGTGGTGGCGCACGAGTTCGGCCACCATGTCCAGAATCTGCTCGGCGACCTGCAGCGGGCGCAGCAGGATCCGCAGGGACCGGAGTCAGGGTCCGTACGCACCGAACTGCAGGCGGATTGCTATGCCGGTCTTTGGGCCAAGTACGCCTCCACCACCCCGGACCCGGCTACGGGCCAGCCGTACCTGGAACCCCTCACCCAGCAGGATGTGAACGACGCATTGTCCGCCGCCGCTTCGGTTGGCGACGACCGGATCCAGAAAGCCGCCACGGGCCGCGTCTCCCCCGAAGGTTGGACGCACGGCTCCAGCGAGGAACGGCAGCGCTGGTTCTCCCGGGGCTACCAGTCCGGCGACATCAACCAGTGCGATACGTTCAGCGCCGCCACCCTCTAA